The following coding sequences lie in one Arachis hypogaea cultivar Tifrunner chromosome 4, arahy.Tifrunner.gnm2.J5K5, whole genome shotgun sequence genomic window:
- the LOC112797483 gene encoding protein PTST homolog 2, chloroplastic translates to MHSLTTAPSFSSLSFHFFPHRHRHRHRHRHHHTLFQLTPPFIFSFQYTTAKRLQVQLHVQEEKSLRKKKGRKGLCCKEDLGGAEEEVFSPLEAEILEFMRSSTKSSAFPTREELVAAGRVDLIDAIVTKECYLVYGWDLDRGSRESYDFDGASVAEIHGQASMASGFSSSSDGDNSCKQAKSMDIEVEESGIEGILNRLERQRSNSFGLGLTEKDESDPSRNSEDKDTVSTLHGGLIKLDQHRSQLGSENLRNSLEPDTWRSWIIQRNGSSNVAFEAAEIVPSEIGESSAEPANREAGFSSLDGDANHTDIKSYIRNLESELSSALHSLRSKADYVTMQMDQKNSSDDLAKYSDAWEFQETEIMNAQDRLRSIRAKLSVLEGKKSLAIMDAHKIVEEKQKRINNAHRALQTLKTICVVWHNPSSQIYLVGSFDGWSTQRKMEKSNTGIFSLNLLLYPGKYEIKFIVDGEWKVDPLLPIVVTNKGYENNLLVVHD, encoded by the exons ATGCACTCCCTCACCACCGCACCctctttttcttccctttctttccatttctttccccaccgccaccgccaccgccaccgccaccgccaccaccaCACCCTCTTTCAGTTAACTCCtcccttcatcttctccttccaGTACACCACCGCCAAGAGGCTCCAGGTGCAGCTCCACGTGCAGGAGGAGAAATCACTGAGGAAGAAAAAAGGGAGGAAGGGTCTTTGCTGCAAGGAGGACTTGGGTGGGGCCGAAGAGGAAGTGTTCTCTCCTCTGGAGGCGGAGATTCTTGAGTTCATGCGGAGTTCCACGAAATCATCAGCATTTCCGACGAGGGAGGAGCTGGTGGCTGCTGGGAGGGTTGATTTGATTGATGCCATTGTTACCAAAGAATGCTATCTTGTTTATGGCTGGGATTTGGATCGTGGGTCACGTGAAAGTTACGATTTTGATGGTGCTTCTGTTGCTGAGATTCATGGTCAAGCATCAATGGCTTCTGGGTTTTCTTCCTCTTCTGATGGCGATAACTCTTGCAAGCAAGCCAAATCAAT GGATATCGAAGTTGAGGAGTCAGGCATTGAGGGTATATTGAATCGGCTGGAGAGACAGAGAAGTAATTCTTTTGGACTTGGGTTAACAGAGAAAGATGAAAGTGATCCTTCCAGAAACAGTGAAGATAAAGATACAGTAAGTACTCTTCATGGTGGTTTGATCAAACTTGATCAGCACAGATCTCAATTAGGCAGTGAAAATTTAAGAAACTCCCTTGAGCCCGACACATGGAGAAGTTGGATTATCCAGAGGAATGGTTCTTCAAATGTAGCTTTTGAAG CTGCTGAAATAGTTCCTAGTGAAATTGGGGAGTCTTCTGCTGAACCTGCAAATAGAGAAGCAGGGTTCAGTTCTCTTGATGGGGATGCAAATCACACTGATATCAAATCCTATATCCGGAATTTGGAATCGGAGCTATCCTCTGCACTTCATTCGTTGAGATCTAAAGCTGATTATGTTACAATGCAGATG GATCAGAAGAACTCATCCGATGATCTAGCAAAGTATTCCGATGCTTGGGAATTCCAAGAAACTGAGATAATGAATGCTCAGGACAGACTGCGATCCATACGTGCTAAGTTGTCAGTATTAGAAGGAAAGAAGTCATTGGCAATAAT GGATGCACACAAAATTGTTGAAGAGAAGCAGAAGAGGATTAATAATGCTCACAGAGCCTTGCAAACTCTGAAGACGATTTGTGTAGTTTGGCATAATCCATCTTCACAAATATATTTAGTAGGATCCTTTGATGGTTGGTCCACCCAG AGAAAAATGGAGAAATCAAATACCGGCATATTTTCTTTGAACTTGCTGCTATATCCTGGAAAATACGAG ATCAAATTCATTGTTGATGGTGAATGGAAAGTTGATCCACTGCTGCCTATTGTTGTTACCAATAAAGGTTATGAGAACAATCTCCTCGTGGTTCATGATTAG